A portion of the Actomonas aquatica genome contains these proteins:
- a CDS encoding TolC family protein produces the protein MKRWLTTISLLLAPALLTAQELTLDVAVDRALERSKGSQIMTAKTREAEAERRLAEKKRLPEVRVFGLATYDLEQTNLSVDRGDLNTLLDSAAVAAGLDPLTPILGPFPADELVLARGERVRSVVGLTVMQPLTQQWRIGSGITAAEAAAELAAVELENTRTQLREAVEKLWIGLRLESARHEAALARVQAREAQLVDARNAQAAGEVLDAAVLGAQAQLTEARTAELQSRQRREALVWHLADLIDWDRDSLGDAMITDSPLPERESRSLAAWLDAVEEHPEFRAAQATERRAEAGEAATRQERIPDVTAFATVSHQEGLPLLPNDVGTVGLALTWDPFDFGRRRAEAERSAAQSQQAALNRERVQEELSRSVQVAYQSWEHAQESVVLAREAESYRERLYSLEQDAVSAGEALPTAALTAKADWLEARTDRLGAELQAHLALLRLHALAGAL, from the coding sequence ATGAAGCGTTGGTTGACGACAATTTCTCTGCTGCTCGCGCCAGCGCTGCTGACGGCGCAGGAGCTCACGCTCGACGTCGCGGTGGACCGGGCGCTGGAGCGCAGCAAAGGCAGTCAGATCATGACCGCCAAAACCCGCGAAGCCGAAGCGGAGCGACGGTTGGCCGAGAAAAAACGCCTGCCGGAAGTGCGGGTCTTTGGCCTCGCGACCTATGACCTGGAGCAAACCAACCTGTCGGTGGATCGCGGTGATTTGAACACGCTGTTGGATTCGGCCGCGGTGGCGGCGGGGTTGGATCCGCTCACGCCTATTCTCGGACCGTTCCCAGCGGACGAACTGGTCTTGGCCCGCGGCGAGCGCGTGCGTTCGGTGGTGGGGCTTACGGTCATGCAGCCGCTCACGCAGCAGTGGCGTATTGGCAGTGGCATTACCGCGGCCGAAGCGGCGGCGGAACTGGCCGCGGTTGAGCTGGAGAACACGCGCACGCAGTTGCGTGAAGCCGTGGAAAAACTGTGGATCGGCCTGCGACTCGAGTCGGCGCGACACGAAGCGGCGCTGGCGCGGGTGCAGGCGCGGGAAGCGCAACTCGTCGACGCGCGCAACGCGCAGGCGGCGGGCGAAGTGCTCGATGCGGCGGTGTTGGGCGCGCAGGCGCAACTCACCGAAGCTCGCACGGCGGAGCTGCAATCCCGGCAACGCCGCGAGGCGCTCGTCTGGCACCTGGCCGATCTCATCGACTGGGACCGCGACTCGCTGGGCGATGCGATGATCACCGACAGTCCGTTGCCCGAGCGCGAGAGCCGTTCGTTGGCGGCGTGGTTGGATGCGGTGGAGGAGCACCCGGAATTCCGGGCGGCGCAGGCCACCGAGCGACGCGCCGAGGCGGGCGAAGCGGCGACGCGGCAGGAACGCATTCCGGATGTCACCGCCTTCGCGACGGTTTCACATCAGGAAGGGCTGCCGCTGCTGCCCAATGACGTGGGCACGGTGGGTTTGGCGCTCACCTGGGACCCCTTTGATTTTGGGCGGCGTCGGGCGGAGGCGGAGCGCAGCGCGGCGCAATCACAGCAGGCGGCGCTCAACCGCGAACGGGTGCAGGAAGAGCTCAGCCGTTCGGTGCAGGTGGCGTATCAGTCTTGGGAACACGCCCAGGAAAGTGTCGTGCTGGCGCGGGAGGCCGAGTCGTATCGGGAGCGCCTGTATTCACTGGAGCAGGACGCGGTGTCGGCCGGGGAAGCGCTGCCGACGGCGGCGCTGACGGCGAAGGCGGACTGGTTGGAAGCCCGCACCGATCGCCTCGGAGCGGAGTTGCAGGCGCATCTGGCGCTGCTGCGTTTGCACGCTCTGGCGGGCGCGTTGTGA
- a CDS encoding efflux RND transporter permease subunit: MSLLTWPLRHRHVVIVLCAVVVVLGVRSLLTMPRQDTPSISIHQALVIAQYPGASAAQVEQQLTRPIESYLFSYTEVDAKKTHSITRDGLMVVTVELHDWVPDMAGFWSRLRLGLAEQKLLSLPAPVVGPLVNSDFGDSVALLVAISSPKRGYAELRTDLDRIEEAIRGVDGTGRIRRFGNRGETIYVEADSQRLSEYQAGLPQVITALQFQNTTSFTGSLKTSELEVPLHTRGRLASVEEVRRQVVVRDPTGDRVVRVGDVATVERRLSDPSSFLRVNGQEDAALMLSIEVQPGHNIVSYGEAVRAAIDDVAARLPADLTFTVINDQPGVVDEAVTHFEREFFIAVGAVVAVTLLLLPFRVALIAAMAIPVTIAFTFLALEMLGIELHEVSLAALIVVLGMVVDDAIVIADNYLEKLDEGMSHWEAAWRAAGELTVPVFTATIAIVLAFAPLGVLLSGSVGEFIVALPITVAIALITSFVVAMLFTPLLCLIFIKQGLKDQPASLGARVLDGVQKLYDPTVRSLVAHPRLTVLGAVLSLVAGAALVGVIKLKFFPAAERAQFVIEVDMPLGTRLEATDAVVREIESRLAADQRVTDFAAFVGTPAPRVYYSFAPEFPRPSYGMLLVGTEGPDETEKLVRDYAAQLHGSRPGVRLNVTRFQQGIPVEAPVEVRIVGPDLPTLRRLGDKVKAIVADAPGATQVRDDYLDGFSVDLNVRTEVANRLGFATGVIAQEVMAGFSGVPVTEVWENDEPLPIVLRLSEGSRADFDALGDFMLRAPFGLAHVLLSQVADVEPAWAPAQIARRNGARTLTVRANPAEDVLPSQVLSHIAPAVRQISLPPGYRIEFGGEYEGQMRTFGQMAGALGASVALIYLVLLFQFKNSREVLLVMLAIPLTFFGAMLGLVLTGNPLGFTAAVGLISLVGIVIRNSIILVDHADELRHAEDLDAREGAIASGQRRLRPIFLTSMAAAVGVLPMILSGSPLWAPLASVFSVGIIWSMVMTLLVVPAVYGATMDRKPKSAEEASS; the protein is encoded by the coding sequence ATGAGCCTACTCACCTGGCCCCTGCGGCATCGTCATGTGGTGATCGTGTTGTGCGCGGTCGTCGTGGTGCTCGGCGTGCGATCGCTGCTCACCATGCCGCGGCAGGACACGCCCTCGATCTCCATTCACCAGGCACTCGTGATCGCGCAGTATCCGGGCGCGTCGGCGGCGCAGGTGGAGCAACAACTCACCCGCCCGATCGAGTCCTACCTCTTCTCCTACACCGAGGTCGACGCGAAGAAAACGCACTCCATCACCCGCGACGGCCTCATGGTCGTGACGGTCGAGTTGCACGACTGGGTGCCGGACATGGCGGGATTCTGGTCGCGCCTGCGATTGGGTCTGGCCGAACAAAAACTCTTGAGCCTGCCCGCGCCGGTGGTGGGGCCGCTGGTCAACTCCGACTTCGGTGATTCGGTCGCGCTGCTGGTGGCGATCTCGTCGCCAAAACGTGGATACGCCGAGCTGCGCACCGATCTCGATCGCATCGAGGAGGCCATCCGCGGCGTGGACGGCACGGGCCGCATTCGCCGCTTCGGCAATCGCGGTGAGACGATTTACGTGGAGGCCGATTCGCAGCGCCTCTCCGAGTATCAGGCCGGTCTGCCGCAGGTCATCACCGCGTTGCAGTTTCAAAACACCACGTCCTTCACCGGCTCGCTCAAGACGAGCGAGCTGGAGGTGCCGCTGCACACGCGCGGACGCCTCGCGAGTGTCGAGGAAGTGCGACGCCAAGTGGTGGTGCGCGATCCCACCGGCGATCGCGTGGTGCGCGTGGGCGACGTCGCCACGGTCGAGCGCCGGCTGAGTGATCCGAGTTCGTTCCTGCGCGTCAACGGGCAGGAGGACGCGGCCCTCATGCTCTCCATCGAAGTGCAGCCGGGCCACAACATCGTGTCCTATGGCGAAGCGGTGCGGGCGGCGATCGACGATGTCGCGGCGCGCCTGCCGGCCGACCTGACCTTCACGGTGATCAACGACCAACCCGGCGTGGTGGACGAAGCGGTCACACATTTTGAGCGCGAGTTCTTCATCGCGGTCGGCGCGGTGGTGGCGGTCACGCTGCTGCTCCTGCCGTTTCGCGTCGCGCTCATCGCGGCGATGGCGATTCCGGTTACGATCGCGTTCACCTTTCTGGCGCTGGAGATGCTCGGCATCGAGCTGCACGAAGTGTCCTTGGCCGCGCTCATCGTGGTGCTCGGCATGGTGGTGGATGACGCCATCGTCATTGCCGACAACTACCTCGAAAAACTGGACGAAGGCATGTCGCATTGGGAGGCGGCGTGGCGCGCGGCGGGTGAGCTCACCGTGCCGGTGTTCACGGCGACGATCGCGATCGTGTTGGCCTTTGCGCCGCTCGGCGTGCTGCTGAGCGGGTCGGTGGGTGAGTTCATCGTGGCGCTGCCCATCACGGTGGCGATCGCGCTCATCACCTCGTTTGTGGTGGCGATGCTGTTCACGCCGCTGCTCTGCCTGATCTTCATCAAGCAGGGCCTCAAGGATCAGCCGGCCAGCCTCGGCGCGCGCGTGCTCGACGGCGTGCAAAAACTCTACGACCCGACAGTGCGTTCGCTGGTGGCGCATCCGCGCCTCACGGTGCTGGGCGCGGTGTTGTCGCTCGTGGCGGGCGCGGCGCTGGTGGGGGTGATCAAACTCAAATTTTTCCCCGCGGCGGAGCGCGCGCAGTTTGTGATCGAGGTCGACATGCCGCTCGGCACGCGTCTCGAAGCGACCGATGCGGTGGTGCGGGAAATCGAGTCGCGGCTGGCGGCGGACCAGCGCGTGACGGACTTCGCGGCCTTTGTCGGCACGCCGGCGCCGCGCGTGTATTACAGCTTCGCGCCGGAGTTTCCGCGACCGAGCTACGGCATGTTGCTGGTGGGCACGGAGGGACCGGATGAGACCGAGAAATTGGTGCGCGACTACGCCGCCCAGTTGCACGGTTCCCGCCCGGGCGTGCGGCTCAACGTGACGCGTTTCCAACAGGGCATTCCGGTGGAAGCGCCGGTGGAGGTGCGCATCGTCGGACCCGACCTGCCGACCCTGCGGCGACTCGGCGATAAAGTGAAAGCGATCGTCGCCGACGCGCCGGGCGCGACGCAGGTGCGCGACGATTACCTCGACGGGTTTTCGGTCGATCTCAACGTGCGCACCGAGGTCGCCAACCGGCTCGGTTTCGCCACCGGTGTGATCGCGCAGGAAGTGATGGCGGGCTTCTCGGGGGTGCCGGTGACGGAGGTCTGGGAAAACGACGAACCGCTGCCGATCGTGCTGCGACTGAGCGAGGGGAGTCGGGCGGATTTTGATGCGCTGGGTGACTTCATGTTGCGCGCGCCCTTTGGTCTCGCGCACGTGCTGCTCAGTCAGGTGGCCGATGTGGAGCCCGCCTGGGCCCCCGCGCAGATCGCCCGTCGCAACGGCGCCCGCACGCTCACGGTGCGCGCCAATCCCGCCGAGGATGTGCTGCCCTCGCAGGTGCTCTCGCACATCGCGCCGGCGGTGCGCCAGATCTCGTTGCCGCCGGGTTATCGCATCGAGTTTGGCGGCGAGTATGAGGGCCAGATGCGCACCTTCGGGCAGATGGCCGGAGCGCTCGGTGCGAGTGTGGCGCTCATCTATCTCGTGTTGCTCTTCCAATTCAAAAACAGCCGCGAGGTGCTGTTGGTGATGCTCGCGATTCCGCTCACCTTCTTTGGCGCGATGCTGGGTCTGGTGCTCACCGGCAACCCGCTCGGATTCACCGCGGCGGTGGGACTCATCAGCCTCGTGGGCATCGTTATTCGCAACAGCATCATCCTCGTCGATCACGCCGATGAACTTCGCCACGCAGAGGACCTCGACGCCCGCGAAGGGGCCATCGCCTCGGGTCAGCGCCGGCTGCGTCCGATTTTCCTCACGTCGATGGCGGCGGCGGTGGGTGTGTTGCCCATGATCCTCTCCGGTTCGCCGCTGTGGGCGCCGCTGGCGAGTGTGTTTTCGGTCGGCATCATTTGGTCGATGGTGATGACCCTGTTGGTCGTGCCCGCAGTGTATGGCGCGACGATGGATCGCAAACCGAAGTCCGCGGAGGAGGCCTCTTCATGA
- a CDS encoding efflux RND transporter periplasmic adaptor subunit has product MTVSTQTFSDPIIAAGSIIPVNSVSLGFRVPGQIEAVLAADGEVVATGQVLARLDPAELRHAKTIAQAQADELSSRHHRLTQLFEAGSLTRTDFERSHAALTEAKAALDLANEQLDHTELVAPFAGKLLKHPLDVGAVVAPGVPVFTLMAEQPVWAEVHVAESQRAALALGQTVQLELPAMDSADAPSTLSGEIESIAATADPFSRTFAVRIRQANTDGRLRLGNLVTARIEAGRGRDGLLLPPPAVQREADGSLYVWLLGGDGNQVVKRAVASGGTQGEQVIIDQGLAAGDQVVVGTTAPLFDGREVKVVAP; this is encoded by the coding sequence ATGACCGTCTCTACGCAGACGTTCTCGGATCCGATCATCGCCGCCGGCTCCATCATCCCGGTGAACTCGGTGTCGCTCGGCTTCCGCGTGCCGGGGCAGATCGAGGCGGTCCTCGCGGCCGACGGTGAGGTGGTCGCGACGGGCCAGGTCCTGGCGCGCCTCGATCCGGCCGAACTGCGCCATGCGAAAACCATCGCCCAAGCCCAGGCCGACGAGCTCAGCTCCCGCCATCACCGGCTCACTCAGCTCTTCGAAGCCGGCTCGCTCACCCGCACCGATTTCGAACGGAGCCACGCGGCGCTCACCGAAGCCAAGGCCGCCCTCGATCTGGCCAACGAACAACTGGACCACACCGAGCTGGTGGCGCCCTTCGCGGGCAAGTTGCTCAAGCATCCGCTCGACGTGGGTGCGGTCGTCGCGCCCGGCGTGCCGGTGTTCACGCTGATGGCGGAGCAACCCGTCTGGGCCGAAGTCCACGTGGCCGAATCCCAACGCGCCGCTCTCGCCCTCGGCCAAACCGTGCAACTCGAGCTGCCCGCCATGGACTCCGCCGACGCTCCGTCGACGCTCAGCGGCGAGATCGAATCGATCGCCGCCACGGCCGATCCTTTTTCCCGCACCTTTGCGGTGCGGATCCGCCAAGCCAATACCGACGGCCGCCTGCGCCTCGGCAACCTCGTCACCGCCCGCATCGAAGCCGGTCGCGGTCGCGACGGTCTCCTGCTGCCGCCCCCGGCAGTGCAACGCGAAGCCGACGGCAGCCTCTATGTCTGGCTGCTCGGTGGTGACGGCAACCAAGTCGTCAAACGCGCGGTGGCCAGCGGCGGCACCCAGGGCGAGCAGGTGATCATCGACCAAGGACTGGCGGCCGGCGACCAAGTGGTGGTCGGCACCACCGCTCCGTTGTTCGACGGGCGCGAGGTAAAGGTCGTCGCCCCATGA
- a CDS encoding YSC84-related protein: MTRSVRLFSFVTLLGVLAVGSVSAKPSIEEQRDKVREMRDEVLAELYEAKPEAKARIKKAKGYAVFSNVGINVIFASFAGGHGVVVDRKGNETFMKMGSAGVGLGLGVKDFRGVFVFYDKDKMEAFIEKGWDFSAQADAAAKSGEKGGQAAGAGNLAEGVEVYQFTKNGLALQATLQGTKYWRDDALND, from the coding sequence ATGACTCGATCGGTTCGTCTTTTCTCCTTTGTAACGCTCCTCGGCGTGCTCGCCGTCGGTTCGGTTTCGGCCAAACCCTCCATCGAGGAGCAGCGCGACAAGGTGCGCGAGATGCGCGACGAGGTCCTCGCTGAGCTCTACGAGGCGAAGCCTGAAGCCAAGGCCCGGATCAAAAAGGCCAAGGGTTATGCGGTGTTCTCCAACGTGGGCATCAACGTCATCTTCGCTTCGTTCGCCGGTGGCCACGGCGTCGTCGTCGACCGCAAGGGCAACGAAACCTTCATGAAAATGGGCTCGGCCGGTGTGGGTCTGGGACTCGGCGTGAAAGACTTCCGCGGCGTCTTCGTTTTCTACGACAAGGACAAGATGGAGGCCTTCATCGAAAAGGGTTGGGACTTCTCCGCCCAAGCCGATGCGGCCGCCAAGTCCGGCGAAAAGGGCGGCCAGGCCGCCGGTGCTGGCAACCTCGCGGAGGGGGTCGAGGTTTACCAGTTTACGAAAAACGGCTTGGCCCTGCAGGCGACCTTGCAGGGAACCAAATATTGGCGCGATGATGCGCTGAACGATTGA
- a CDS encoding YkgJ family cysteine cluster protein: MDPSPDPPPGESTAFAAPECLACGACCFSSAAQYVRVTGADWSRLGAEADRWAVFDNHRAYLRMVDGHCAALQLEPADPSIDQPARFVCAIYDQRPQTCRDLGRGSPACEAEWLRKRADARRAVGE, translated from the coding sequence ATGGATCCGAGCCCCGACCCCCCGCCCGGCGAAAGCACGGCCTTTGCCGCTCCGGAGTGTTTGGCGTGCGGGGCCTGCTGTTTTTCGTCCGCGGCGCAGTATGTGCGGGTGACCGGCGCGGACTGGAGTCGGCTCGGGGCCGAGGCCGACCGGTGGGCGGTCTTCGACAACCACCGTGCCTACTTGCGCATGGTCGACGGCCATTGTGCGGCGCTGCAGCTGGAGCCGGCCGATCCGAGCATCGACCAACCCGCGCGTTTTGTCTGTGCGATCTACGACCAACGTCCACAGACCTGTCGGGACCTCGGGCGTGGTTCGCCGGCCTGCGAGGCGGAGTGGTTGCGCAAGCGCGCCGACGCCCGACGAGCTGTTGGTGAATAA
- the pdxH gene encoding pyridoxamine 5'-phosphate oxidase: MVDPLLVFQGWLQEAKDAGVREPTAMALATVDAQGAPAVRMVLLKHADERGFVFYTNLESDKGHQLATHARAELCFHWAHFERQVRVHGPVEPVTDAEADAYFASRAHKSKLGAWASQQSRPLESQGKLLKAVAGVALKHPLSVPRPPHWSGFRVVPDWIELWSAGEFRLHDRVRYTRDAEAEGGWAPRRLYP, translated from the coding sequence ATGGTTGATCCGTTGTTGGTATTTCAGGGGTGGTTGCAGGAGGCAAAGGACGCGGGGGTGCGCGAGCCGACGGCGATGGCGTTGGCGACGGTCGATGCCCAGGGCGCTCCGGCCGTGCGCATGGTGCTGCTCAAACACGCCGATGAGCGGGGCTTTGTGTTCTACACCAATCTCGAGAGCGACAAGGGTCACCAGTTGGCCACGCACGCGCGGGCCGAGTTGTGTTTCCACTGGGCGCACTTCGAACGGCAGGTGCGGGTGCATGGGCCGGTCGAACCAGTGACCGACGCCGAGGCCGATGCCTATTTCGCGTCGCGCGCCCACAAGAGCAAATTGGGCGCGTGGGCTTCGCAGCAGTCACGGCCGTTGGAGAGTCAGGGCAAGTTGCTCAAAGCGGTCGCCGGCGTGGCGCTTAAACATCCGCTGTCGGTGCCACGTCCGCCACACTGGAGCGGATTCCGGGTGGTGCCGGATTGGATCGAGTTGTGGTCCGCCGGCGAGTTTCGGCTGCACGATCGCGTGCGCTACACGCGCGACGCGGAGGCCGAGGGCGGTTGGGCGCCTCGGCGGTTGTATCCGTGA